The Bubalus bubalis isolate 160015118507 breed Murrah chromosome 16, NDDB_SH_1, whole genome shotgun sequence genome window below encodes:
- the LOC102410488 gene encoding olfactory receptor 5B2-like: protein MENGTEVTDFILVGLTNAPELQIPLFIVFTLIYLISVFGNLGMITLILLDSYLHTPMYFFIINLSLVDFGYSSAVTPKVMAGFLRADKVISYNACATQIFFFAAFASVENFLLAAMAYDRHAAVCEPLHYTITMKTSVCARLAIGSYVCGFVNASIHVGGTFSLSLCKSKVVHHFFCDIPAVMALSCSDKHITEVVLVLISSFNVFFALLVIFISYLLIFITVLKMHSAKGYQKALSTCASHLSAVSIFYGTIIFMYLQPSSNHSMDTDKVASVFYAMVIPMVNPIVYSLRNKEVKSAFKKVWGKAKFSLGF from the coding sequence ATGGAGAATGGTACAGAGGTGACGGACTTCATCCTGGTGGGTCTAACCAATGCTCCAGAACTTCAGATCCCCCTCTTTATTGTGTTCACCCTCATTTACCTCATCAGTGTTTTTGGAAACCTGGGGATGATCACACTGATCCTGTTGGACTCCTATCTCCACACCCCAATGTACTTTTTCATCATTAATCTGTCTTTGGTGGACTTTGGCTACTCCTCAGCTGTCACACCGAAAGTGATGGCTGGGTTTCTTAGAGCAGACAAGGTCATCTCATACAATGCCTGTGCTACTCAGATATTCTTTTTTGCAGCCTTTGCCAGTGTGGAAAATTTCCTCTTAGCTGCAATGGCCTATGATCGCCACGCTGCAGTGTGTGAACCCCTACATTACACCATCACCATGAAGACAAGTGTGTGTGCCCGTCTGGCCATAGGCTCCTACGTCTGTGGATTTGTGAATGCCTCCATCCATGTTGGGGGCACGTTCAGTCTTTCTCTGTGTAAGTCCAAGGTGGTCCATCACTTTTTCTGTGATATTCCAGCTGTCATGGCTCTCTCTTGCTCTGATAAACATATTACAGAGGTGGTTCTCGTTTTAATTTCAAGCTTTAATGTCTTCTTTGCTCTTCTGGTAATATTTATTTCCTACCTTCTCATATTTATCACTGTCTTGAAGATGCACTCAGCTAAGGGATACCAAAAAGCTTTGTCCACCTGCGCTAGTCACCTCTCAGCCGTTAGCATCTTCTATGGGACAATCATCTTCATGTACTTACAACCCAGCTCCAATCACTCCATGGACACAGACAAAGTGGCCTCTGTGTTCTATGCTATGGTCATCCCCATGGTGAACCCTATAgtctacagcctgaggaacaaaGAGGTGAAAAGTGCATTCAAGAAGGTTTGGGGGAAGGCAAAATTCTCTCTAGGATTTTAA